The following are from one region of the Paenibacillus protaetiae genome:
- a CDS encoding YjgB family protein yields the protein MNKTQIRCSLACFIVAAAITMGGCANNNGSSNGSNVSESPPASATVSPGNNPSSDATATPPAQETSKPDESKALLETIEAAAKEGKVPGCNYAAHIALYDDIEKEWGKADKNDTAGKGIYAVYENKGITFGYNKGMLVFDVRSYAPELKLLTLKQIEGALGQADEKTTSGDDQIYTYNVNKQYQLKFAIPESTGKVDHISVYSPEDAKNLMAG from the coding sequence ATGAACAAAACTCAAATCCGCTGCTCCCTTGCATGCTTCATTGTGGCAGCTGCAATTACAATGGGAGGCTGCGCGAACAATAACGGCAGCTCAAACGGCAGCAATGTTTCCGAATCGCCGCCTGCTTCAGCAACGGTTTCTCCCGGCAACAATCCGTCTTCGGACGCAACGGCAACGCCGCCCGCACAGGAGACTTCCAAGCCGGACGAGAGTAAAGCGCTGCTGGAGACGATTGAGGCGGCTGCCAAGGAGGGCAAGGTGCCCGGCTGTAATTATGCAGCCCATATAGCGCTATACGATGATATTGAAAAAGAGTGGGGCAAAGCGGATAAAAACGATACAGCCGGAAAAGGCATTTACGCGGTTTATGAAAATAAAGGGATTACGTTTGGCTACAATAAAGGCATGCTTGTATTTGATGTCCGTTCCTACGCTCCGGAGCTTAAGCTGCTGACGCTTAAGCAAATTGAAGGAGCGCTTGGCCAAGCGGATGAAAAAACAACCAGCGGCGATGATCAGATCTACACGTATAACGTAAATAAGCAATATCAGCTGAAATTTGCGATTCCGGAATCTACCGGCAAAGTGGATCATATTTCCGTCTACAGCCCCGAAGATGCGAAAAATTTAATGGCGGGTTAA
- the speD gene encoding adenosylmethionine decarboxylase, whose amino-acid sequence MEYSTFGRHVAVDAWGVDFDLLNNAELLQAYMVEAAENCGATVLSVQSKQFEPQGATVLVLLSESHLSIHTYPERGFAALDCYTCGESVDPQLAIDCMLSVLKPKTTYAKKLVRGMGELQLEEPHIMQTKFV is encoded by the coding sequence ATGGAGTATTCAACTTTCGGACGACACGTTGCGGTTGATGCTTGGGGAGTCGATTTTGATCTGCTGAACAACGCTGAGTTGCTGCAGGCTTATATGGTTGAAGCTGCAGAAAACTGCGGGGCTACCGTACTTTCGGTGCAATCGAAGCAATTTGAACCTCAGGGAGCAACGGTGCTTGTACTGCTTTCGGAAAGCCATCTCTCCATTCATACGTATCCTGAGAGAGGGTTTGCCGCGCTTGACTGCTATACTTGCGGTGAATCGGTGGATCCGCAGCTTGCTATTGATTGCATGCTGTCCGTATTGAAGCCTAAAACAACGTATGCCAAAAAGCTTGTTCGCGGTATGGGCGAGCTTCAGCTTGAAGAACCACACATCATGCAAACCAAGTTTGTTTAA
- the hemA gene encoding glutamyl-tRNA reductase: MHIMVVGLNYRTAPVEVRERFTFSEQDLPEALRQLKQSTGVMECVIVATCNRTELYVVVDRHHMCGHYIRSFMESWFHLPRQQFTNHLYMYEDHDAIKHLFRVASGLDSMVIGETQILGQVKDAFQLAQQHKMTGTLFNMLFKQAVTVAKRAHTETAIGELAVSVSYAAVELGKRIFGAFHKKTVMLLGAGETSELTAKHLVANGATNVIVGNRTYERAATLAQQLNGQAFGLNEAGSRLSDVDIIISSTGASGYVLTKDEVAAAMQRRKSKPLYLIDIAVPRDLDPAIAEVDNVFLYDIDDLEGIVETNLELRRKEAAKIETMIKKEMDAFDSWYKTLGVVPLIRALQTKAEEIHEETLHSLTNKLPDLGEHELKVIRKLTKSIVNQMMQDPILRIKEMAGEKRSDEAMDMFVKLFALEDRLEADKQAERQAKSEKEAADKKKMAQNQAAITFAAMTP; this comes from the coding sequence ATGCACATTATGGTCGTAGGACTTAATTATCGAACGGCTCCAGTAGAAGTGAGGGAACGCTTTACGTTCTCGGAACAGGATTTGCCGGAAGCGCTTCGGCAGCTTAAGCAATCGACAGGCGTTATGGAATGTGTCATTGTTGCAACCTGCAATCGTACGGAATTGTATGTAGTCGTGGACAGGCATCATATGTGCGGGCATTACATTCGCAGCTTTATGGAGTCATGGTTTCATTTGCCGCGGCAGCAGTTTACCAATCATTTATACATGTATGAAGACCATGACGCTATCAAACATCTGTTCCGCGTAGCAAGCGGACTGGATTCCATGGTTATTGGCGAAACGCAAATTCTCGGACAAGTCAAAGATGCATTCCAGCTTGCCCAGCAGCATAAAATGACGGGCACGCTGTTTAATATGCTTTTTAAACAAGCGGTAACGGTTGCGAAACGCGCACATACGGAAACGGCGATTGGCGAATTGGCCGTATCGGTCAGCTATGCGGCTGTGGAGCTTGGCAAACGGATTTTTGGAGCGTTCCATAAAAAAACCGTTATGCTGCTTGGCGCCGGAGAAACAAGCGAGCTGACAGCCAAACATCTGGTTGCTAACGGCGCAACCAATGTTATTGTCGGCAACCGCACGTATGAACGGGCAGCAACGCTTGCCCAGCAGCTGAACGGGCAGGCATTTGGCCTGAATGAAGCGGGCAGCCGGTTAAGCGATGTCGATATTATTATCAGCTCCACCGGAGCGTCCGGTTATGTATTAACAAAGGACGAGGTAGCTGCAGCGATGCAGCGGCGCAAATCCAAGCCGCTTTATTTGATTGATATTGCAGTTCCGCGGGATTTGGATCCTGCGATTGCAGAAGTAGACAACGTGTTCCTGTATGATATAGACGATCTGGAGGGCATCGTGGAGACGAACCTGGAGCTTCGGCGCAAGGAGGCGGCCAAAATCGAAACGATGATCAAAAAAGAGATGGATGCTTTTGATTCGTGGTATAAAACGCTTGGCGTCGTGCCGCTTATCCGCGCACTTCAGACAAAAGCGGAGGAAATTCACGAGGAAACACTGCACAGCTTGACGAATAAGCTGCCTGATCTCGGCGAGCACGAGCTGAAAGTGATCCGTAAGCTGACGAAAAGCATCGTCAATCAAATGATGCAAGATCCGATTCTTCGAATTAAAGAGATGGCCGGCGAGAAACGCTCGGATGAAGCGATGGATATGTTTGTTAAGCTGTTTGCGCTGGAGGACCGCCTGGAAGCGGACAAGCAGGCTGAACGGCAGGCGAAATCCGAAAAAGAAGCTGCTGACAAAAAGAAAATGGCACAAAACCAAGCAGCAATAACGTTTGCGGCTATGACACCTTAA
- the ccsA gene encoding cytochrome c biogenesis protein CcsA — MGTANWLYDAILYIYALSLLFYFSDFMDANRRAKRVGTGLLIFVWVLQTVYVLIRIFHHLDLSAISTFEYWLGFSWLLITISVVMNRFFNIEFLVFFVNVIGFAVLALNLYSGSRNGVSIEAWETTRNLLYVHISLILCAYAALTLGVLFAAMYLFLHKQLKGKNWTKHMRRLPSLEMIKRYSDRAVMIGVPLLAMSLSVGATSIIVENRLELLLDWKVIFAFLAFISYIVYVVQRSLGRKPALKLAQLQIFSFILLVSGFFVNGLSSFH; from the coding sequence ATGGGAACGGCTAATTGGTTATATGACGCGATACTTTATATTTATGCCCTGAGCTTACTGTTTTACTTCTCCGATTTTATGGATGCCAATCGGAGAGCGAAACGGGTAGGTACAGGGCTGTTAATTTTTGTATGGGTTTTACAGACGGTATATGTATTAATTCGTATTTTCCATCATTTGGATTTAAGCGCCATATCGACCTTTGAATACTGGTTAGGTTTTTCATGGCTGCTGATTACCATTTCTGTTGTCATGAACCGCTTTTTTAATATTGAGTTTCTCGTTTTTTTTGTTAATGTCATTGGCTTTGCGGTGTTGGCTCTGAATTTGTACAGCGGCAGCCGGAACGGCGTTTCCATTGAAGCTTGGGAAACGACGCGCAACCTGCTGTACGTGCATATCAGCCTGATCTTATGCGCATACGCGGCTTTAACGCTTGGCGTATTGTTCGCTGCGATGTACCTGTTCCTGCACAAGCAGTTGAAAGGCAAAAACTGGACAAAACATATGCGCAGGCTGCCCAGCCTGGAGATGATTAAACGTTATTCGGACCGGGCCGTCATGATCGGCGTACCGCTGCTTGCGATGTCCCTGTCAGTAGGCGCAACTTCGATTATTGTGGAGAACAGGCTGGAGCTTCTGCTGGACTGGAAAGTTATTTTCGCATTTCTTGCTTTTATCAGCTATATTGTTTATGTCGTACAAAGATCACTCGGAAGAAAGCCGGCTTTAAAGCTGGCGCAGCTTCAAATTTTTTCGTTTATTTTGCTGGTATCCGGCTTTTTTGTAAACGGGTTGTCATCATTCCATTAA
- a CDS encoding precorrin-2 dehydrogenase/sirohydrochlorin ferrochelatase family protein, with translation MSNYYPMMVRLNGKKCIVVGGGKVAERKLAGLLEAGADNVAVISPVITPKLEELAAASLIRWDKRPYNGLDAGVFLVIAATDDREVNKRVAADAERLEALVNVADAPEEGRFITPAVVRRGSLLLAVTAGGASPSLTVRIKRELEARYGPDYAAYTEKLARLRLLVQQTVADEMDKKDILQRAALEMPPFAVEENADEWLARLTRKTEG, from the coding sequence TTGAGCAATTATTATCCAATGATGGTTCGGTTAAACGGGAAAAAATGCATCGTCGTCGGAGGCGGTAAAGTGGCCGAGCGTAAACTGGCCGGCTTGCTGGAGGCAGGAGCCGACAATGTTGCCGTCATCAGTCCGGTTATTACGCCAAAGCTGGAAGAGCTGGCTGCAGCCAGCTTGATCCGCTGGGACAAGCGGCCGTATAACGGCTTGGATGCCGGCGTATTCCTCGTTATTGCCGCAACGGATGACCGTGAGGTGAATAAGCGGGTTGCAGCGGATGCCGAGCGGCTTGAAGCGCTTGTTAATGTTGCGGATGCGCCGGAAGAAGGGCGTTTCATAACGCCTGCGGTGGTCCGCAGAGGTTCGCTTCTGCTGGCGGTTACAGCCGGCGGGGCAAGCCCTTCGCTTACGGTCCGCATTAAGCGGGAGCTGGAGGCACGATACGGGCCGGACTATGCCGCGTATACCGAGAAGCTGGCTCGTCTGCGCTTGCTTGTTCAGCAGACCGTAGCAGACGAAATGGATAAGAAAGATATTTTGCAGCGGGCCGCACTGGAAATGCCGCCTTTTGCTGTTGAAGAGAATGCAGACGAGTGGCTTGCAAGGCTGACAAGGAAAACAGAGGGATGA
- the hemC gene encoding hydroxymethylbilane synthase, translating to MATTGKRTIVVGTRQSALALTQTGQVIDQLKAICESHGLDYTFEIHKIVTKGDQIIDVTLSKVGGKGLFVKEIEQALLDGTIDLAVHSMKDMPYELPGGLINGAVPKRVDPRDCLVSKDGQDLAGLPPGAKVGTSSLRRAAQIKAYRPDLTLESVRGNIDSRIRKLETEGFDAIILATAGLKRMDWDNRITAYIPEDVCIPAVGQGALGIECREADAEVRELLALLNDEDTAYAVEAERSFLGALNGGCQVPLGAHAVLKQAQDGTRTLELSGMVGTPDGSTLLKEIQQGSDPVELGRSVAAALRARGADDILKQYGGAHGA from the coding sequence ATGGCAACAACCGGGAAAAGAACAATTGTGGTTGGGACAAGACAAAGCGCGCTTGCGCTCACGCAAACCGGGCAGGTTATTGACCAGCTGAAGGCGATTTGCGAGTCGCATGGGCTTGATTATACATTCGAAATACATAAAATCGTAACCAAAGGCGACCAGATCATTGACGTAACGTTATCGAAGGTTGGCGGCAAAGGTTTGTTTGTGAAGGAAATTGAACAAGCGCTGCTCGACGGGACAATTGATCTTGCCGTACACAGCATGAAAGATATGCCGTATGAGCTTCCCGGCGGATTAATTAACGGAGCGGTTCCGAAGCGGGTGGACCCGAGGGACTGCCTCGTATCCAAAGATGGACAGGACTTGGCGGGTTTGCCGCCGGGCGCGAAAGTGGGAACAAGCAGTTTGCGCCGCGCTGCGCAAATTAAAGCATATCGCCCCGATCTTACGCTTGAATCGGTGCGCGGCAATATCGACTCGCGTATCCGCAAGCTGGAGACGGAAGGATTTGATGCCATTATTTTGGCAACAGCCGGTTTGAAACGAATGGACTGGGATAACCGGATTACCGCTTATATTCCAGAAGATGTCTGCATTCCGGCTGTCGGGCAAGGCGCGCTGGGCATCGAATGCCGGGAGGCTGATGCGGAAGTGCGGGAGCTGCTGGCGCTTCTTAATGATGAAGATACCGCTTATGCCGTTGAAGCAGAGAGAAGTTTCCTCGGTGCGCTGAACGGCGGCTGCCAGGTGCCGCTTGGCGCGCATGCTGTCCTTAAGCAAGCGCAGGACGGCACACGAACGCTTGAGCTTTCCGGCATGGTCGGAACGCCGGACGGCTCCACGCTGCTGAAAGAAATTCAGCAGGGCAGCGATCCGGTCGAGCTTGGCCGAAGCGTAGCCGCCGCGCTCCGCGCTCGCGGAGCGGACGATATTCTGAAGCAATACGGGGGCGCACATGGAGCATAA
- the cobA gene encoding uroporphyrinogen-III C-methyltransferase, with product MEHKGTVYLVGAGPGDPKLITVRGLEVLRKSDVVVYDRLASPRLLQHLKPGTEKIYVGKLPDRHTMKQEQINQLLVDLALQGKTVTRLKGGDPTIFGRVGEEAELLQEHGITFEIVPGITSAIAVPAYAGIPVTHRDLASSLSIITGHESPEKLDRSIHWDKVTNATGTLVFLMGVSKVGYIAEQLIRHGKPPETPVALIRWGTRPEQETITGTLATIERIVKEAGFQPPAVIVVGEVVLQRDKLQWVERKPLFGMRVLITRARSQASELAALIEELGGEPCEFPVIETRMTEGGHAAEAIGGALQQAEQYHWLLFTSVNGVEYFFEWLKRLGVDIRRFHAARIAAVGPKTAQALEAKGLLPVSLPGQFQAEGLLERLKGEIAPGQKVLLPRGNLARDLLPKELEAGGIAAVPIDVYETVLAENQDEYALEALREREIHMITFTSSSTVNNLLELLKRSGIDQPAKLLEAVPVASIGPQTTKAAEAAGLEVAIEPDTATIEALVAAIVQYRLTERSRMNE from the coding sequence ATGGAGCATAAAGGAACGGTATATTTGGTTGGCGCAGGACCGGGAGATCCGAAGCTGATTACCGTTCGCGGCTTGGAAGTGCTCCGCAAAAGCGACGTTGTTGTATATGACCGGCTGGCAAGCCCAAGGCTGCTTCAGCATTTGAAGCCGGGAACGGAAAAAATATATGTCGGCAAGCTGCCGGACAGGCATACGATGAAGCAGGAGCAAATCAATCAGCTGCTTGTCGATTTGGCTTTGCAGGGGAAAACGGTAACCCGGCTTAAAGGCGGCGACCCGACGATTTTTGGCCGGGTCGGCGAAGAGGCGGAACTGCTGCAAGAGCACGGAATAACATTTGAGATTGTGCCGGGCATTACTTCGGCTATCGCTGTGCCGGCGTATGCCGGCATCCCGGTGACGCACCGCGATCTTGCATCGTCGCTGTCGATCATTACAGGCCACGAAAGCCCGGAAAAGCTGGACCGTTCCATTCATTGGGACAAGGTGACGAACGCTACCGGAACGCTTGTTTTTCTGATGGGCGTCTCCAAAGTCGGCTATATCGCCGAGCAGCTGATCCGGCACGGCAAGCCGCCTGAGACGCCGGTAGCCCTGATCCGCTGGGGAACAAGGCCGGAGCAGGAGACCATTACCGGAACGCTTGCGACGATAGAACGAATCGTTAAAGAAGCGGGCTTTCAGCCGCCGGCCGTTATCGTGGTCGGGGAGGTTGTGCTTCAGCGCGACAAGCTGCAATGGGTGGAGCGCAAGCCGCTGTTTGGCATGCGCGTGCTCATTACACGCGCCCGGTCGCAGGCTAGCGAGCTGGCCGCCCTCATCGAAGAGCTGGGCGGCGAGCCGTGCGAATTTCCTGTCATTGAAACCAGAATGACAGAAGGCGGGCATGCGGCAGAAGCTATCGGCGGCGCGCTTCAGCAAGCCGAACAATATCACTGGCTGCTGTTTACGAGCGTAAACGGCGTCGAATACTTTTTTGAATGGCTGAAGCGTCTGGGCGTTGATATTCGACGTTTCCATGCGGCCCGTATTGCCGCTGTCGGCCCCAAGACGGCGCAAGCGCTGGAAGCGAAAGGGCTGCTGCCTGTCAGCCTGCCCGGTCAATTCCAGGCGGAAGGCTTGCTGGAGCGGCTGAAAGGCGAAATCGCCCCCGGCCAAAAGGTGCTTTTGCCGAGAGGCAATCTGGCGCGCGACCTGCTTCCGAAAGAGCTGGAAGCCGGCGGTATTGCTGCGGTTCCGATTGATGTATACGAAACCGTGCTTGCGGAAAACCAAGACGAATATGCGCTTGAGGCGCTTCGCGAGCGCGAAATCCATATGATTACGTTTACCAGCTCCTCCACGGTAAACAACCTGCTCGAGCTGCTGAAGCGGAGCGGAATAGACCAGCCGGCGAAGCTGCTGGAAGCCGTGCCTGTCGCTTCGATTGGCCCGCAAACGACTAAGGCGGCTGAAGCAGCGGGGCTTGAAGTTGCAATTGAGCCGGACACGGCGACCATCGAGGCATTGGTCGCCGCTATTGTGCAATACAGGCTGACGGAACGCAGCCGCATGAATGAATGA
- the hemB gene encoding porphobilinogen synthase: protein MTFPIERHRRLRRTAALRSMVRETILHPDEFIYPIFVTFGTNVKTEIASMPGVFQYSLDRLEEEIKDVIDAGIRSVLLFGIPEHKDAVGTSAFESEGIVQQATRAIKKMAPDMLVVADTCLCEFTDHGHCGLIHHDPVTGVADVDNDSSLEVLVRTAISQAEAGADIIAPSNMMDGFVAAIRAGLDEAGYSHIPIMSYSVKYASAFYGPFREAAQSAPQFGDRKTYQMDPANVREALREADSDVTEGADMLMVKPALAYMDVIKTLKDNFDLPVVAYNVSGEYSMVKAAAASGWIDERKIVMESLLGMKRAGADIIITYHAKDAARWLKEETK, encoded by the coding sequence ATGACATTTCCAATTGAAAGGCATCGCCGTTTACGCAGAACGGCTGCATTGCGCAGCATGGTTAGAGAGACAATCCTTCATCCTGATGAATTTATTTATCCGATATTCGTAACGTTTGGCACCAATGTCAAAACCGAAATTGCTTCGATGCCGGGCGTATTCCAATATTCGCTTGACCGGCTGGAAGAGGAAATTAAAGATGTCATCGACGCCGGTATCCGCAGCGTCCTGCTGTTTGGCATTCCGGAGCATAAAGATGCAGTCGGCACTTCCGCGTTCGAATCGGAAGGGATTGTTCAACAGGCGACAAGGGCTATTAAAAAAATGGCACCCGACATGCTTGTTGTGGCGGACACCTGCTTATGCGAATTTACAGATCACGGCCATTGCGGCTTGATCCATCACGACCCTGTCACCGGCGTTGCCGACGTAGACAATGACAGCTCGCTTGAGGTGTTGGTCCGCACGGCCATTTCGCAAGCGGAAGCGGGAGCGGATATTATCGCCCCTTCCAACATGATGGACGGATTTGTGGCCGCGATCCGCGCCGGTCTTGATGAAGCAGGTTATTCGCATATTCCGATCATGTCGTATTCGGTCAAATATGCATCCGCATTTTACGGCCCGTTCCGCGAGGCTGCGCAATCCGCGCCGCAGTTCGGCGACCGCAAAACGTATCAGATGGATCCGGCCAACGTGCGGGAAGCGCTGCGCGAAGCGGACTCCGATGTGACCGAAGGCGCCGACATGCTGATGGTGAAACCGGCACTCGCGTATATGGACGTCATTAAAACGCTGAAAGACAATTTCGACCTGCCTGTTGTTGCTTATAACGTCAGCGGCGAATATTCGATGGTGAAAGCGGCGGCAGCCAGCGGCTGGATTGACGAACGCAAAATCGTTATGGAATCGCTGCTTGGCATGAAACGCGCCGGCGCAGACATCATTATTACGTATCATGCGAAAGATGCGGCAAGATGGCTGAAGGAGGAAACGAAGTGA
- the hemL gene encoding glutamate-1-semialdehyde 2,1-aminomutase: MAEGGNEVSEHTSTRVNTRSVEAFARAKQVMPGGVNSPVRAFKSVGLNPVYMERGEGSRIYDIDGNSYIDYIASWGPLIMGHAHPEVVEAIKRTAEKGTSFGAPTELETLMAETVCERVPSVDIVRMVNSGTEATMSALRLARGYTKRNRILKFEGSYHGHADSLLIKAGSGVATLGLPDSPGVPEHVAAQTIAVPYNDLESVKLAFERYGEEIACIIVEPIAGNMGVVPPLPGFLQGLRDITRQYGSLLIFDEVMTGFRVGYSCAQGLFGIEPDLTCFGKVIGGGLPVGAYGGKREIMEMIAPSGPIYQAGTLSGNPLAMAAGYTTLKLLTPETYNLLENRASRLQLGFEANARKHGVPVTINRVGSMVCPFFTDTLVVNFDTAKTSNLERFKSYFAHMLDLGVSVAPSQFEGMFVSAVHSNEDIDATIAAHDAALSRL, from the coding sequence ATGGCTGAAGGAGGAAACGAAGTGAGCGAGCATACAAGCACCAGAGTGAATACACGTTCGGTTGAAGCTTTTGCCAGAGCGAAGCAGGTAATGCCGGGCGGCGTCAACAGCCCCGTGCGCGCGTTCAAATCGGTAGGGCTGAATCCGGTCTATATGGAGCGCGGAGAAGGCAGCCGCATTTACGATATCGACGGCAACAGCTATATCGACTACATTGCCTCCTGGGGGCCGCTTATTATGGGCCATGCCCATCCGGAAGTGGTCGAAGCGATCAAGCGTACAGCCGAGAAAGGCACCAGCTTTGGCGCGCCGACCGAACTGGAGACGTTAATGGCGGAAACGGTATGCGAACGCGTGCCTTCCGTTGATATCGTCCGCATGGTCAATTCGGGTACGGAAGCTACGATGAGCGCCCTTCGCCTGGCGAGAGGTTATACGAAACGCAACCGTATTCTGAAGTTCGAAGGCTCGTATCACGGCCATGCCGACAGCCTGCTGATCAAAGCCGGTTCGGGTGTCGCTACGCTTGGCCTGCCGGACAGCCCGGGCGTACCGGAGCATGTGGCAGCCCAGACGATTGCGGTGCCGTATAACGATCTGGAATCGGTGAAGCTGGCGTTTGAGCGATACGGCGAAGAAATCGCCTGCATTATTGTGGAGCCAATCGCCGGCAACATGGGTGTGGTGCCGCCGCTTCCGGGCTTCCTGCAAGGGCTGCGCGACATTACCCGCCAATATGGCAGCCTGCTTATTTTTGACGAGGTCATGACCGGCTTCCGCGTCGGCTACAGTTGCGCGCAAGGGCTGTTCGGCATTGAACCCGATTTGACCTGCTTCGGCAAAGTCATCGGCGGCGGTTTGCCGGTAGGGGCTTATGGCGGCAAACGCGAAATTATGGAAATGATTGCGCCAAGCGGCCCGATTTATCAGGCGGGTACGCTTTCGGGCAACCCGCTGGCAATGGCTGCAGGCTACACGACATTAAAGCTGTTGACGCCGGAAACGTACAATCTGCTGGAAAACCGCGCTTCCCGCCTGCAGCTTGGCTTCGAGGCCAATGCGCGCAAGCATGGCGTTCCTGTGACCATTAACCGCGTCGGCTCGATGGTATGTCCGTTCTTTACCGATACGCTGGTCGTTAACTTCGATACGGCGAAAACCTCCAATCTGGAACGGTTCAAATCGTATTTCGCCCATATGCTTGATCTTGGCGTAAGCGTAGCGCCTTCGCAGTTCGAAGGAATGTTTGTATCGGCGGTGCACTCGAATGAAGACATCGACGCTACGATTGCAGCACATGATGCGGCGCTCAGCCGCTTGTAA
- a CDS encoding RluA family pseudouridine synthase, producing the protein MNRNTYIRKGEWMELDTTAVAAETGAAPLETGAHPHHVRQWLQSLSFFPDKWLGRLFSVGGIRWQGDALQLLAFPAADTDKDAVYRKAAAPTVMAAPPVLFEDDFCLVLHKPAGMPVHESHPGHTGTLDEAAARHALAEGDPLPLRHIHRLDEDTSGPVLYAKNELAQLLLDEAMRDKRIDRHYLAVVRGRPTRRQGTVDEPIGKDRHHSSRRIVTSSGDRAVTHYELLERWGTASLLRLQLETGRTHQIRVHMSFNGNPLLGDQLYGGDTRLIRHQALHGESLAFPHPWTREVIRVEAAPPRWLSELKEKLAGTAK; encoded by the coding sequence ATGAATCGTAACACCTATATTCGCAAAGGGGAATGGATGGAGCTGGATACAACAGCCGTTGCCGCAGAAACGGGAGCGGCTCCGCTTGAAACCGGGGCTCATCCGCACCATGTCCGGCAATGGCTGCAGTCGCTGTCCTTTTTTCCGGACAAATGGCTGGGCCGCTTATTTTCCGTAGGAGGCATCCGCTGGCAGGGCGATGCGCTGCAGCTGCTTGCCTTCCCGGCGGCGGATACAGACAAAGATGCCGTATACCGGAAAGCGGCTGCGCCAACCGTTATGGCTGCGCCCCCGGTATTGTTTGAAGATGATTTTTGCCTCGTTCTCCACAAGCCTGCAGGCATGCCCGTTCATGAATCGCACCCGGGGCATACAGGCACGCTGGACGAAGCGGCGGCAAGGCATGCGCTGGCGGAAGGCGACCCGCTGCCGCTGCGCCATATTCACCGGCTGGATGAAGATACGTCAGGGCCGGTGTTATATGCCAAAAACGAACTGGCCCAGCTGCTGCTGGACGAGGCAATGCGCGACAAGCGGATTGACCGGCATTATTTGGCGGTTGTCCGCGGCAGGCCGACCAGACGGCAGGGAACCGTAGACGAGCCGATCGGCAAGGACCGCCATCATTCCTCCAGAAGAATCGTAACCTCTTCCGGGGACCGGGCCGTTACGCATTACGAGCTGTTGGAGCGCTGGGGGACCGCCTCTTTGCTGCGTTTGCAGCTGGAAACGGGCAGAACGCATCAAATCCGCGTCCATATGAGCTTTAACGGCAATCCGCTGCTTGGCGACCAGCTGTACGGCGGAGATACAAGGCTGATCCGCCATCAGGCGCTTCACGGCGAATCGCTTGCTTTTCCGCATCCGTGGACCCGGGAGGTTATTCGAGTAGAAGCAGCTCCTCCCCGCTGGTTATCCGAATTGAAAGAGAAGCTGGCCGGTACGGCAAAATGA